The Panicum virgatum strain AP13 chromosome 5K, P.virgatum_v5, whole genome shotgun sequence genome has a window encoding:
- the LOC120708033 gene encoding remodeling and spacing factor 1-like isoform X2 has product MRRKGSEVSPNKRYPLRSAHSSGRVLRSASTKDNKASSEPPNDSAAVQSAVRKRRNGSPSVSPNNSVRVLRSAAKNKDDACSEPLNDQTTAKPAANKRKNASPSQVGSITNTVRVLRSALKSKDEVCSGPITNRTAGEPAANKRKNVSPSKLRSPSNSVRVLRSALKYKETYTEPLNDSTGVEPAANRRKIASSSKAGSPNNTVRVLRSALKNKSEACSEPLNDSTVGQPTVKRRKTGSPLKVASPVSSARVLRSTSERKNEACSEPLNDSTTAQPAAGKRKGETLLNTDSPKVDVRVLRSASGKKNEACSEPVNDSTSAQKAVRKRKACRPLNDRSPKKEYVKVCQRVRYILNRMNYQQSFIQAYASEGWKGQSLEKIRPEKELERAKEEILQCKLKIREAFRNMDAILSEGKLEESLFDSAGEISSEDIFCAICGSKDVTLQNDIILCDGACDRGFHQNCLKPPLLTEDIPPGDEGWLCPACVCKADSIYALNELQGSKLSIHDSWEKVFPEAASLANGSKQVGSSDLPPDRIEDNDYKPALAEGHMNQYRSSAEDDDKECLFLPIFASTVDDLALPSEDSEDDDFDPAGPDSSEDQTNELNSEESDFTSDSDDFCAEIAKSCGQDEVSASQLLDVINYTDRMKTRAVDNHSNEETSNRTFADMELDQGMVLPILSRRKVERLDYKKLYDEAYGKESSGSSDDEEWSGKELLEGSGTDSHGERLHPAKRCSRRAPARQQNNEHAPQREWLHGSESVQQTEVLRSNSSGSTGRQFGPIVTQKLRVHFEQDPYPSRATKENLAQELGLTFNQVCRWFSSTRHYSRVASAKKEKHPDNHTSENNDSTNVDSMQTREPSAGVMEKLTMDSSVIVPEEPMVQNNLNQCNKKDMPLSGTEIEMDSYGQESSDSSDEEWSAFSTPRKARLQDKETASPAESLHPAKRCSRRAPARGQNNEHTPQSEHRHGSASEQQTDVLCSNSSGSKASKYHFGPIVNQKLKAHFEKDPYPSRSIKESLAQELGLTFNQVSKWFSAIRHYSRGAAAKNKKHPGSNTTENDNSTTFDGIQIRETLVEKPSADLNDMISEKLMVQINLNEGIEEEDIPPSQYTRCEERATMTPTTVSREVGPPGYGPGENFLQIGSRNTCEQNVITTPTPILRVDPPGYVRGENQGNDSPWNLSCEQSMFMSSATISREVGPPGYGPEQNQGNGVSWSMSCEQGVPMSSTAISREAGPPGYGSGENQGSGTSWNTSCEQGMFTSPAIISREVGSPGYGPGENQNNGTSWNMSNKNGVFMSPAAISREVGPPGFGPGENQGSGTSWNMRCEQRMYRTPTAISREVGPPGSGPGENQGNGGSWSISYEHGVFTSPTAISREVGPPGYGPGENQGNITSLTVSSEGGPPGYSIVENQGTGGSRNIDLQQRVVATPATIPKEVFPPGYGPGENQGSGASGSVRISGRSAEKVGFSDEARKKAIQRELRRRQKFR; this is encoded by the exons ATGAGACGGAAAGGCTCAGAAGTGTCACCGAATAAAAGGTATCCCTTGAGATCTGCACATAGTAGTGGCAGAGTTCTTCGCTCTGCTTCAACCAAGGATAATAAGGCAAGTAGTGAGCCTCCAAATGATAGTGCTGCAGTCCAATCAGCtgtgagaaaaagaagaaatggCAGTCCGTCGGTCAGTCCTAACAACAGTGTTAGGGTGCTTCGCTCGGCGGCAAAAAATAAGGATGATGCATGTAGCGAGCCTTTAAATGACCAGACCACTGCTAAGCCAGctgcaaataaaagaaaaaatgcCAGTCCCTCGCAGGTGGGAAGTATCACTAACACTGTCCGGGTTCTTCGCTCAGCGTTAAAAAGTAAGGACGAGGTATGTAGCGGGCCTATAACTAACAGGACTGCTGGTGAGCCAGctgcaaataaaagaaaaaatgtcAGTCCCTCGAAGCTGAGAAGTCCCAGCAACAGTGTCAGGGTGCTTCGATCTGCCTTAAAATATAAGGAGACATATACTGAGCCTTTAAATGATAGTACTGGTGTTGAACCAGCTGCAAATAGGAGGAAAATTGCCAGTTCCTCAAAGGCTGGAAGTCCCAATAACACTGTCAGAGTGCTTCGCTCTGCTTTAAAAAATAAGAGTGAGGCATGTAGTGAACCTCTAAATGATAGTACTGTTGGCCAACCAACtgtgaaaagaagaaaaactggTAGTCCCTTGAAGGTGGCAAGTCCAGTTAGCAGTGCCAGGGTGCTTCGCTCTACCTCAGAAAGGAAAAATGAGGCATGCAGTGAGCCTTTAAATGATAGTACTACTGCTCAACCTGCTgcagggaaaagaaaaggtgagACACTTTTAAACACAGATAGTCCGAAGGTTGATGTCAGGGTGCTTCGCTCAGCCTCAGGAAAGAAGAACGAGGCATGTAGTGAGCCTGTAAATGATAGTACCTCTGCCCAAAAAGCTGTGAGAAAAAGGAAAGCTTGCAGACCCTTGAACGATCGCAGTCCCAAGAAGGAGTATGTAAAAGTTTGTCAAAGAGTTAGATATATATTGAATCGAATGAACTATCAACAAAGCTTTATTCAGGCTTATGCAAGTGAAGGTTGGAAAGGTCAAAG TTTGGAAAAAATAAGACCTGAGAAGGAGCTTGAACGAGCCAAGGAAGAAATCCTACAGTGCAAGTTAAAAATACGGGAAGCTTTTCGGAATATGGACGCAATTTTATCTGAGGGGAAGCTTGAAGAGTCTTTATTTGATTCTGCAGGAGAAATTTCCAGTGAAGAT ATTTTTTGTGCCATATGTGGTTCAAAGGATGTTACTTTACAAAATGACATCATTCTTTGTGATGGAGCCTGCGACAGAGGGTTCCACCAGAACTGTTTGAAGCCTCCTTTGCTAACTGAAGATA TACCTCCGGGGGATGAAGGATGGCTGTGCCCTGCATGCGTGTGCAAAGCAGACTCTATATATGCACTAAATGAACTCCAAGGAAGCAAACTCTCTATTCATGACTCATGGGAG AAAGTTTTTCCTGAGGCTGCTTCACTTGCAAATGGTTCTAAACAAGTTGGTTCTTCCGATCTGCCACCGGATCGTATAGAGGACAATGATTACAAACCTGCATTGGCTGAAGGGCACATGAATCAATACAGGTCTTCTGCAGAGGATGATGACAAAG AATGTCTGTTTCTTCCAATATTTGCAAGTACAGTGGATGACCTTGCCTTGCCTTCGGAGGATTCAGAGGATGATGACTTTGATCCAGCAGGTCCAGATTCTAGCGAAGACCAAACAAATGAATTGAACTCAGAAGAATCAGATTTCACATCCGACTCTGATGATTTTTGTGCTGAGATTGCTAAATCTTGCGGCCAGGATGAAGTCTCGGCATCTCAATTATTAGATGTGATAAACTATACTGATAGAATGAAAACCAGGGCTGTTGATAACCACTCAAATGAAGAAACCTCCAATCGTACATTTGCAGACATGGAGCTTGATCAAGGCATGGTGCTACCAATTTTGAGTAGGCGGAAGGTTGAACGGTTGGATTACAAAAAACTATATGAT GAGGCATATGGAAAAGAATCATCTGGatcaagtgatgatgaagagTGGTCTGGGAAAGAACTATTAGAAGGCAGTGGAACAGATTCACATGGTGAGCGACTTCATCCTGCGAAACGATGCTCTAGAAGAGCACCAGCTCGGCAACAGAATAATGAACATGCCCCACAGAGGGAGTGGCTTCATGGTTCTGAAAGTGTGCAGCAAACTGAAGTTCTTCGGTCCAATAGCAGCGGTAGCACAGGACGGCAGTTTGGTCCTATAGTTACCCAG AAATTGAGGGTGCATTTTGAGCAAGATCCATATCCTAGTCGCGCAACGAAAGAAAATCTGGCACAAGAATTAGGATTGACATTCAATCAG GTCTGCAGATGGTTCTCTAGTACTCGTCATTATTCAAGGGTTGCTTctgccaaaaaagaaaaacatcctGACAACCATACTAGTGAGAATAATGATAGCACAAATGTGGATAGCATGCAAACGAGAGAACCCAGTGCTGGAGTAATGGAAAAGTTGACTATGGACAGTAGTGTCATTGTTCCTGAGGAACCGATGGTGCAGAATAATCTTAACCAATGTAACAAAAAAGATATGCCACTTTCTGGAACAGAAATTGAGATG GACTCATATGGACAAGAATCATCTGACTCGAGTGATGAAGAGTGGTCTGCATTTAGCACACCACGGAAAGCAAGATTGCAAGACAAGGAAACAGCATCACCTGCTGAGTCACTTCATCCTGCAAAACGGTGTTCTAGAAGAGCACCAGCTAGGGGGCAGAATAATGAACATACTCCTCAGAGCGAGCACCGGCATGGTTCTGCAAGTGAGCAGCAAACCGATGTTCTTTGCTCCAATAGCAGTGGTAGCAAAGCCTCCAAATATCATTTTGGCCCTATAGTTAATCAG AAGCTGAAGGCACATTTTGAAAAAGATCCATATCCTAGTCGTTCAATAAAAGAGAGTCTGGCACAAGAGCTAGGTCTGACGTTTAATCAG GTCAGTAAATGGTTTTCTGCTATCCGTCATTATTCAAGAGGTGCTGCTGCCAAGAACAAAAAACATCCGGGGAGCAATACTACCGAGAATGATAATAGCACAACTTTTGATGGCATACAAATAAGAGAAACGTTGGTGGAAAAACCATCTGCAGATTTAAATGACATGATTTCTGAAAAATTGATGGTCCAAATTAATCTCAATGAAGGTATCGAAGAAGAAGATATACCACCCAGTCAATATACCAGGTGTGAAGAGAGAGCGACTATGACTCCCACTACCGTCTCAAGGGAAGTTGGCCCGCCGGGATATGGGCCTGGAGAAAACTTTCTTCAGATCGGTTCAAGGAATACTTGTGAGCAGAATGTGATAACGACTCCTACTCCAATCTTAAGAGTTGATCCACCAGGATATGTGCGTGGAGAAAACCAGGGCAATGACTCTCCATGGAATTTGAGTTGCGAGCAAAGTATGTTTATGAGTTCTGCAACCATCTCAAGAGAAGTTGGTCCTCCAGGATATGGACCTGAGCAAAACCAAGGCAATGGTGTTTCGTGGAGTATGAGCTGCGAGCAAGGAGTGCCAATGAGTTCTACAGCCATCTcaagagaagctggtccaccaGGATATGGCTCTGGAGAAAACCAGGGCAGTGGCACTTCATGGAATACAAGCTGTGAGCAGGGAATGTTTACTAGTCCTGCGATCATCTCAAGAGAAGTCGGTTCGCCAGGATATGGGCCTGGAGAAAACCAGAACAATGGCACTTCATGGAATATGAGCAACAAAAATGGAGTGTTCATGAGTCCTGCGGCCATCTCAAGAGAAGTCGGTCCTCCAGGATTTGGGCCTGGAGAAAACCAGGGCAGTGGCACTTCATGGAATATGAGATGCGAGCAGAGAATGTATAGGACCCCTACAGCCATCTCAAGAGAAGTCGGACCACCAGGATCTGGGCCTGGAGAAAATCAAGGCAATGGTGGTTCTTGGAGTATAAGTTACGAGCATGGAGTGTTTACGAGCCCTACGGCCATCTCAAGAGAAGTCGGTCCTCCAGGATATGGGCCTGGAGAAAATCAGGGCAATATTACTTCGTTGACTGTCTCGAGTGAAGGTGGCCCGCCAGGGTATAGCATCGTAGAAAACCAGGGAACCGGTGGTTCAAGGAATATAGACTTGCAGCAGAGAGTGGTTGCGACTCCTGCCACCATCCCAAAAGAAGTCTTTCCACCAGGATACGGGCCTGGAGAAAACCAGGGCAGTGGCGCTTCAGGGAGTGTCAGAATTTCTGGTAGGTCTGCAGAGAAGGTCGGATTTTCAGATGAGGCTCGGAAGAAGGCCATACAACGGGAGCTGAGGCGGCGGCAGAAGTTCAGGTGA
- the LOC120708033 gene encoding remodeling and spacing factor 1-like isoform X3, whose product MRRKGSEVSPNKRYPLRSAHSSGRVLRSASTKDNKASSEPPNDSAAVQSAVRKRRNGSPSVSPNNSVRVLRSAAKNKDDACSEPLNDQTTAKPAANKRKNASPSQVGSITNTVRVLRSALKSKDEVCSGPITNRTAGEPAANKRKNVSPSKLRSPSNSVRVLRSALKYKETYTEPLNDSTGVEPAANRRKIASSSKAGSPNNTVRVLRSALKNKSEACSEPLNDSTVGQPTVKRRKTGSPLKVASPVSSARVLRSTSERKNEACSEPLNDSTTAQPAAGKRKGETLLNTDSPKVDVRVLRSASGKKNEACSEPVNDSTSAQKAVRKRKACRPLNDRSPKKEYVKVCQRVRYILNRMNYQQSFIQAYASEGWKGQSLEKIRPEKELERAKEEILQCKLKIREAFRNMDAILSEGKLEESLFDSAGEISSEDIFCAICGSKDVTLQNDIILCDGACDRGFHQNCLKPPLLTEDIPPGDEGWLCPACVCKADSIYALNELQGSKLSIHDSWEKVFPEAASLANGSKQVGSSDLPPDRIEDNDYKPALAEGHMNQYRSSAEDDDKVDDLALPSEDSEDDDFDPAGPDSSEDQTNELNSEESDFTSDSDDFCAEIAKSCGQDEVSASQLLDVINYTDRMKTRAVDNHSNEETSNRTFADMELDQGMVLPILSRRKVERLDYKKLYDEAYGKESSGSSDDEEWSGKELLEGSGTDSHGERLHPAKRCSRRAPARQQNNEHAPQREWLHGSESVQQTEVLRSNSSGSTGRQFGPIVTQKLRVHFEQDPYPSRATKENLAQELGLTFNQVCRWFSSTRHYSRVASAKKEKHPDNHTSENNDSTNVDSMQTREPSAGVMEKLTMDSSVIVPEEPMVQNNLNQCNKKDMPLSGTEIEMDSYGQESSDSSDEEWSAFSTPRKARLQDKETASPAESLHPAKRCSRRAPARGQNNEHTPQSEHRHGSASEQQTDVLCSNSSGSKASKYHFGPIVNQKLKAHFEKDPYPSRSIKESLAQELGLTFNQVSKWFSAIRHYSRGAAAKNKKHPGSNTTENDNSTTFDGIQIRETLVEKPSADLNDMISEKLMVQINLNEGIEEEDIPPSQYTRCEERATMTPTTVSREVGPPGYGPGENFLQIGSRNTCEQNVITTPTPILRVDPPGYVRGENQGNDSPWNLSCEQSMFMSSATISREVGPPGYGPEQNQGNGVSWSMSCEQGVPMSSTAISREAGPPGYGSGENQGSGTSWNTSCEQGMFTSPAIISREVGSPGYGPGENQNNGTSWNMSNKNGVFMSPAAISREVGPPGFGPGENQGSGTSWNMRCEQRMYRTPTAISREVGPPGSGPGENQGNGGSWSISYEHGVFTSPTAISREVGPPGYGPGENQGNITSLTVSSEGGPPGYSIVENQGTGGSRNIDLQQRVVATPATIPKEVFPPGYGPGENQGSGASGSVRISGRSAEKVGFSDEARKKAIQRELRRRQKFR is encoded by the exons ATGAGACGGAAAGGCTCAGAAGTGTCACCGAATAAAAGGTATCCCTTGAGATCTGCACATAGTAGTGGCAGAGTTCTTCGCTCTGCTTCAACCAAGGATAATAAGGCAAGTAGTGAGCCTCCAAATGATAGTGCTGCAGTCCAATCAGCtgtgagaaaaagaagaaatggCAGTCCGTCGGTCAGTCCTAACAACAGTGTTAGGGTGCTTCGCTCGGCGGCAAAAAATAAGGATGATGCATGTAGCGAGCCTTTAAATGACCAGACCACTGCTAAGCCAGctgcaaataaaagaaaaaatgcCAGTCCCTCGCAGGTGGGAAGTATCACTAACACTGTCCGGGTTCTTCGCTCAGCGTTAAAAAGTAAGGACGAGGTATGTAGCGGGCCTATAACTAACAGGACTGCTGGTGAGCCAGctgcaaataaaagaaaaaatgtcAGTCCCTCGAAGCTGAGAAGTCCCAGCAACAGTGTCAGGGTGCTTCGATCTGCCTTAAAATATAAGGAGACATATACTGAGCCTTTAAATGATAGTACTGGTGTTGAACCAGCTGCAAATAGGAGGAAAATTGCCAGTTCCTCAAAGGCTGGAAGTCCCAATAACACTGTCAGAGTGCTTCGCTCTGCTTTAAAAAATAAGAGTGAGGCATGTAGTGAACCTCTAAATGATAGTACTGTTGGCCAACCAACtgtgaaaagaagaaaaactggTAGTCCCTTGAAGGTGGCAAGTCCAGTTAGCAGTGCCAGGGTGCTTCGCTCTACCTCAGAAAGGAAAAATGAGGCATGCAGTGAGCCTTTAAATGATAGTACTACTGCTCAACCTGCTgcagggaaaagaaaaggtgagACACTTTTAAACACAGATAGTCCGAAGGTTGATGTCAGGGTGCTTCGCTCAGCCTCAGGAAAGAAGAACGAGGCATGTAGTGAGCCTGTAAATGATAGTACCTCTGCCCAAAAAGCTGTGAGAAAAAGGAAAGCTTGCAGACCCTTGAACGATCGCAGTCCCAAGAAGGAGTATGTAAAAGTTTGTCAAAGAGTTAGATATATATTGAATCGAATGAACTATCAACAAAGCTTTATTCAGGCTTATGCAAGTGAAGGTTGGAAAGGTCAAAG TTTGGAAAAAATAAGACCTGAGAAGGAGCTTGAACGAGCCAAGGAAGAAATCCTACAGTGCAAGTTAAAAATACGGGAAGCTTTTCGGAATATGGACGCAATTTTATCTGAGGGGAAGCTTGAAGAGTCTTTATTTGATTCTGCAGGAGAAATTTCCAGTGAAGAT ATTTTTTGTGCCATATGTGGTTCAAAGGATGTTACTTTACAAAATGACATCATTCTTTGTGATGGAGCCTGCGACAGAGGGTTCCACCAGAACTGTTTGAAGCCTCCTTTGCTAACTGAAGATA TACCTCCGGGGGATGAAGGATGGCTGTGCCCTGCATGCGTGTGCAAAGCAGACTCTATATATGCACTAAATGAACTCCAAGGAAGCAAACTCTCTATTCATGACTCATGGGAG AAAGTTTTTCCTGAGGCTGCTTCACTTGCAAATGGTTCTAAACAAGTTGGTTCTTCCGATCTGCCACCGGATCGTATAGAGGACAATGATTACAAACCTGCATTGGCTGAAGGGCACATGAATCAATACAGGTCTTCTGCAGAGGATGATGACAAAG TGGATGACCTTGCCTTGCCTTCGGAGGATTCAGAGGATGATGACTTTGATCCAGCAGGTCCAGATTCTAGCGAAGACCAAACAAATGAATTGAACTCAGAAGAATCAGATTTCACATCCGACTCTGATGATTTTTGTGCTGAGATTGCTAAATCTTGCGGCCAGGATGAAGTCTCGGCATCTCAATTATTAGATGTGATAAACTATACTGATAGAATGAAAACCAGGGCTGTTGATAACCACTCAAATGAAGAAACCTCCAATCGTACATTTGCAGACATGGAGCTTGATCAAGGCATGGTGCTACCAATTTTGAGTAGGCGGAAGGTTGAACGGTTGGATTACAAAAAACTATATGAT GAGGCATATGGAAAAGAATCATCTGGatcaagtgatgatgaagagTGGTCTGGGAAAGAACTATTAGAAGGCAGTGGAACAGATTCACATGGTGAGCGACTTCATCCTGCGAAACGATGCTCTAGAAGAGCACCAGCTCGGCAACAGAATAATGAACATGCCCCACAGAGGGAGTGGCTTCATGGTTCTGAAAGTGTGCAGCAAACTGAAGTTCTTCGGTCCAATAGCAGCGGTAGCACAGGACGGCAGTTTGGTCCTATAGTTACCCAG AAATTGAGGGTGCATTTTGAGCAAGATCCATATCCTAGTCGCGCAACGAAAGAAAATCTGGCACAAGAATTAGGATTGACATTCAATCAG GTCTGCAGATGGTTCTCTAGTACTCGTCATTATTCAAGGGTTGCTTctgccaaaaaagaaaaacatcctGACAACCATACTAGTGAGAATAATGATAGCACAAATGTGGATAGCATGCAAACGAGAGAACCCAGTGCTGGAGTAATGGAAAAGTTGACTATGGACAGTAGTGTCATTGTTCCTGAGGAACCGATGGTGCAGAATAATCTTAACCAATGTAACAAAAAAGATATGCCACTTTCTGGAACAGAAATTGAGATG GACTCATATGGACAAGAATCATCTGACTCGAGTGATGAAGAGTGGTCTGCATTTAGCACACCACGGAAAGCAAGATTGCAAGACAAGGAAACAGCATCACCTGCTGAGTCACTTCATCCTGCAAAACGGTGTTCTAGAAGAGCACCAGCTAGGGGGCAGAATAATGAACATACTCCTCAGAGCGAGCACCGGCATGGTTCTGCAAGTGAGCAGCAAACCGATGTTCTTTGCTCCAATAGCAGTGGTAGCAAAGCCTCCAAATATCATTTTGGCCCTATAGTTAATCAG AAGCTGAAGGCACATTTTGAAAAAGATCCATATCCTAGTCGTTCAATAAAAGAGAGTCTGGCACAAGAGCTAGGTCTGACGTTTAATCAG GTCAGTAAATGGTTTTCTGCTATCCGTCATTATTCAAGAGGTGCTGCTGCCAAGAACAAAAAACATCCGGGGAGCAATACTACCGAGAATGATAATAGCACAACTTTTGATGGCATACAAATAAGAGAAACGTTGGTGGAAAAACCATCTGCAGATTTAAATGACATGATTTCTGAAAAATTGATGGTCCAAATTAATCTCAATGAAGGTATCGAAGAAGAAGATATACCACCCAGTCAATATACCAGGTGTGAAGAGAGAGCGACTATGACTCCCACTACCGTCTCAAGGGAAGTTGGCCCGCCGGGATATGGGCCTGGAGAAAACTTTCTTCAGATCGGTTCAAGGAATACTTGTGAGCAGAATGTGATAACGACTCCTACTCCAATCTTAAGAGTTGATCCACCAGGATATGTGCGTGGAGAAAACCAGGGCAATGACTCTCCATGGAATTTGAGTTGCGAGCAAAGTATGTTTATGAGTTCTGCAACCATCTCAAGAGAAGTTGGTCCTCCAGGATATGGACCTGAGCAAAACCAAGGCAATGGTGTTTCGTGGAGTATGAGCTGCGAGCAAGGAGTGCCAATGAGTTCTACAGCCATCTcaagagaagctggtccaccaGGATATGGCTCTGGAGAAAACCAGGGCAGTGGCACTTCATGGAATACAAGCTGTGAGCAGGGAATGTTTACTAGTCCTGCGATCATCTCAAGAGAAGTCGGTTCGCCAGGATATGGGCCTGGAGAAAACCAGAACAATGGCACTTCATGGAATATGAGCAACAAAAATGGAGTGTTCATGAGTCCTGCGGCCATCTCAAGAGAAGTCGGTCCTCCAGGATTTGGGCCTGGAGAAAACCAGGGCAGTGGCACTTCATGGAATATGAGATGCGAGCAGAGAATGTATAGGACCCCTACAGCCATCTCAAGAGAAGTCGGACCACCAGGATCTGGGCCTGGAGAAAATCAAGGCAATGGTGGTTCTTGGAGTATAAGTTACGAGCATGGAGTGTTTACGAGCCCTACGGCCATCTCAAGAGAAGTCGGTCCTCCAGGATATGGGCCTGGAGAAAATCAGGGCAATATTACTTCGTTGACTGTCTCGAGTGAAGGTGGCCCGCCAGGGTATAGCATCGTAGAAAACCAGGGAACCGGTGGTTCAAGGAATATAGACTTGCAGCAGAGAGTGGTTGCGACTCCTGCCACCATCCCAAAAGAAGTCTTTCCACCAGGATACGGGCCTGGAGAAAACCAGGGCAGTGGCGCTTCAGGGAGTGTCAGAATTTCTGGTAGGTCTGCAGAGAAGGTCGGATTTTCAGATGAGGCTCGGAAGAAGGCCATACAACGGGAGCTGAGGCGGCGGCAGAAGTTCAGGTGA